CTTCTCAATCTGCTCTTCGCTCAGCACCTCGGCGAGCTTCGTTTCCGTCTCCTGCTGGAACTCCTGCATCATCTGCATCATGGCGTTGCGGTCCATCGAACCCCGCGCGGCCTGGAAGCGCTCGCGGCGGCTCTCCGCCCGGGTCTCGAGGATTTCCCGGACCTTCACGACCTGCTCCTCATCCAGCGCGAGCCGCTCCGTGAGTGCCGTCATCTGGTCGTCGAGACTCATGCCGAAGCCACGGGCGGCCCGCTGAGCCTGCGCCTCGAGCGGCGCCGCGGCGGCGAGTGCGACCAGTACGAGAGCGAACGCTCCGATCGTCTTTCTCATCGATATCCTCCCTTTCCTGCCTTCTTACTTGCCTGTTCCCTGCCTGCTTCCCCTGCCTGCTTCCCTTTGCGTCAGGTGCGGCCCCTTCACTCGAAACGACACGGACCCCGCCGGAAACGTTATGGACCCTTGCGCCAAGCGCTTCGGATGCGCTCAGCTAGGAAGCACGGGACGAAGGCCGAGAGCGCGAAAGTGGGGGCGGCCTGGCCGCCGCACGCCGCAGGAGAAAACGTCATGGGGGTTCGCATGAGGGTTCACCAGGAGATCTGTCATCGGTTCCGAACCTGCACCGCGGTGGGCGGCATGCTCCTGGTCACCGGTTGTGCGGGAGAACGCACCGTTCCCGGGGAAGACGAGGCGGCCCACGAGCGCTCGCACGTCGCGGGCATGGCGGCGCACCACATCTGCTCGGGCGTCTTCGTCGTGGGACGCGACTACGAGCGTTCCGTGGACGAGGTCGTGGCGCAGGACATCCGGCGTTTCCCGTTGTTCAACTGGCAGGATGACTTCGAGTACGGGGTGAACTTCGAGACGCGCACCGCCTCCGTGTCGGCAGCCGATTTCGGCACGCGCTCCGCTGAGTACAACGGGGACCAGGGGTGCACGATCCTGCCGGCCGAGCTCGACGACGTGACGTACGAACCGCAGGTCGTCGAGCGGCTCATTCCGGACCCCGACGCCACCGCGTGGCCGACGGGCGATGTCGGCGCCTACCACGACCCGCCGCCGCCGGAGGTCGACATGGAGGCGCTCGATGCCGCCCTCGACTGGACGATGGCCCAGAGCGAGCACAACACGCGGGCGCTCGTCGTCATCTACGCGGGAAGGATCCTCGGCGAGCGCTACGCGCCCGGCTTCACGCGTAATACGCCGCAGATCTCGTGGTCCCAGGGGAAGAGCATCGCGAGCGCCCTCGTCGGCGCGGCGATCCAGGCCGGTCACCTCGACGCCGGACTCGACGACCCCGTGCCCGTGCCCGAATGGCAGGGGGAGGACGACCCGCGCAGGGAGATCCGCATCCGGGACATCCTGAACATGAGTTCGGGGCTCGATTTCCTGAACCTGGGCCTGACGGACTCGCTGTCCTGGACGCACACGAACGAACACTTCCAGATCTACTTTGAGGGGATCGATGTGTTCGAGCATGCGATCGACCAGCCGATGGACACCCTGCCGGGCGCGATCTTCCGCTACCGGAACTCCGACCCGCTCACGGCGAACCGGATCGTGCGACAGGCGGCCGAGGCGCGGGGAGAGGACTGGCTCACGTATCCCCAGCGCATCCTGTTCGACCGGATCGGAGCGCGGGACTACGTCCTCGAGACAGACGCGTGGGGCAACTTCATCATCACCGGCTACGATTACGGGAGCGCGTGGGACTGGGCCCGGTTCGGCCTCCTCCACCTGTGGGACGGCGTGTGGCCGACACCCGATGGCGGAAGCGACCGCATTCTCCCGGAGGGTTGGGTGGACTTCGTCAGCACGCCCGCACCGGGCGCCGATGCCCTGCAGTACGGCGGGCTGTTCTGGCTCAACCGGGGCGGCTCGCTGCCCCGCGCCCCGGAGGACGCCTACTGGGCGGCGGGATTCATGGGACAGTACACGGTCGTCATCCCGTCGTACGATCTCGTGATCGTCCGGCTCGGGCCGAGCCCCGGCGACACCGGGGCGTATCTGTCGGACATCATCGGAGAGGTGACCGATGCGATCGACCGCTAGCCTGTCAGCCCTTCCGCGCGGCGGCGCCGGCACCCTGGTCGCGGCGGTCGCCTTCTTTGTGCCCGGCTGTGCGCCGGAATCGGACGCACGGGGCGAAACGGGGGTGGAAGACGAGGCCCATATCCGCGGACACGTCGCCGGGATGTCCGCGCATCACCTCTGCGCCGGCGTCTTCGTCGTGGGCCGGGACTACGAGCGCTCCGTGGAGGAAGTGGTAGCGCAGGACATCCGTCCCTTCGACCGGTTCGACTGGCAGGACGACTTCGAGTACGCGGTGGATTTCGAGACGCGCACGGCCTCGGTCTCGGGAGATGGAGTCCCAACGCAGTACGCGGAGTACAACGGCGACCAGGGCTGCACGCTCCTGCCCGCCGGGTTCGAGGATGTGACCTTCGAGCCTGTGGTCGTCGAGCGCCTGAGCCCGGATCCCGAGGCAACGGCATGGCCGACGGGAAACGTGGGCGCGTACCACGACCCCCCGCCCGACGAGGTCGACGTGGCCGCGCTCGGAGCGGCGCTCGACTGGGCGATGGCCCAGACGGAGCACAACACGCGGGCGGTCGTCGTCATCTACGCGGGGAAGATCCTCGGCGAGCGCTACGCCCCCGGCTTCACGCGCAACACGCCGCAGATCTCGTGGTCACAGGGGAAGAGCATCGCGAGCGCCCTCGTCGGGGCCG
Above is a window of Candidatus Palauibacter polyketidifaciens DNA encoding:
- a CDS encoding serine hydrolase, translated to MGVRMRVHQEICHRFRTCTAVGGMLLVTGCAGERTVPGEDEAAHERSHVAGMAAHHICSGVFVVGRDYERSVDEVVAQDIRRFPLFNWQDDFEYGVNFETRTASVSAADFGTRSAEYNGDQGCTILPAELDDVTYEPQVVERLIPDPDATAWPTGDVGAYHDPPPPEVDMEALDAALDWTMAQSEHNTRALVVIYAGRILGERYAPGFTRNTPQISWSQGKSIASALVGAAIQAGHLDAGLDDPVPVPEWQGEDDPRREIRIRDILNMSSGLDFLNLGLTDSLSWTHTNEHFQIYFEGIDVFEHAIDQPMDTLPGAIFRYRNSDPLTANRIVRQAAEARGEDWLTYPQRILFDRIGARDYVLETDAWGNFIITGYDYGSAWDWARFGLLHLWDGVWPTPDGGSDRILPEGWVDFVSTPAPGADALQYGGLFWLNRGGSLPRAPEDAYWAAGFMGQYTVVIPSYDLVIVRLGPSPGDTGAYLSDIIGEVTDAIDR